AAACCCTTGCCATGTTATCAAAACTTAGAGTTTAAAGCTTAAAGTCATTAAGAATTTTCTGGGTTATGCCCCCTAGCAGACTGCTCGAAGCAGTTAAAAACTTCCTAAACTTGCTTGATGGCGAATCAAGCGCTGAACGCTCGTTACGGTCGGATTAATTTCATAGGATCGGTTTTGAGGACTTTTAGAATAAGCTTGTTGTTCCTGCTCCATCATTTCAATATCCTGTTCGACCAATCCTTCTAAGAGTTTATTAGCAGAACCGAATAAACTATCTTTCACAAACCTGCGGAATTTAACCGGAAGTTTATGCAAACGCCAGAAGGCATTGAGCGAGGTAAAATGAATGAGATAAGCTCGCGTGTGAGTTTCGTTAACCGGACAGAATAAACAGTAAATTTTAAAATCTTGTCCGAGGCTAGAAGCCCAGTGAGGATAGATATAGCTGACATCTAGCGGTTCGGGATGCAAGCGACGCAGAGCCGGAAAAAAGAGTTGAGAAATCGACCAAATTTTATCAATTCTGTAATAGCTTTGCGCTTCGTAATGGGCATCAATGCGATCGTCTGCGACCTCAATGGATTGCAATTTTGCCGAAGCCCAAGCTTGATAATTATCATGTAAATGCCCGTGGTACATATCCATAATATTTTCGATTAAAAAGGAGAAATGACCTTGATAATCGATCGCAGCAACAGAAGCGATATAATTCAGATGCTCCCATTCCGGCATTCCCATCGGCGCGATCTTTTCCGAGTCGCCCTCGCCGGGAAATAACCAAATAAAGCCATCTAATTCTTTGACGGGATAGGATTTAATTTGACAGTTTGGAATCTTTTGATTTTCAGCCCGGTAAGGAATTTCGGCGCAGTTTCCTTCAGCGTCAAATTGCCAACCGTGGTAGGCGCACTCGATGCGATCGCGTTTTACGATCCCCGCACTCAGTTTAACCTGACGGTGGGGACAGCGATCTTCTAAAGCACAAATCGTCCCGCTTTCGCTGCGATAAAGCACGATGGGTTGTTTCCAAAGCGTCACGCTAACCGGGCGTTCTTTCACCTCGCTACTGCGCGCGACAACATACCAGCGATCGCGATTTATCCCACAGGTGCGAACATCAGTTAAGGTTTGCCGTTGCATTGTAATTCGTAATTCGTAATTCGTAATTCGTAATTCGTAGTTCGTAGTTCGTAGTTCGTAATTCGTAATTCGTAATTCCTAACTCAGTCTCCCAGTCCCCCCGTCCCCCCGTCTCCTCGTCTCCCCCTCTTCATTATTCATCATTCATTATTCATTATTCACCCCGTCTCCCCGTCTCCCCCCTCTCCCTCACTCCCCCGATCGCTGAATCAAGGGGTACACCCACAAGCTAGGATAGTACGATAATTGATGATACACTCAAACTTTTTGATAACAAGTCCCTATGCCCAGAACGCAGCGCAACGATAACTTTATCGATAAAAGCTTTACCGTCATGGCAGATCTAATCTTAAAAGTGCTGCCTACCAATCGCAAAGCAAAAGAAGCCTTCGCTTACTACCGCGATGGGATGTCCGCCCAAGCAGACGGCGAGTACGCCGAAGCAATGGAAAACTATAACGAAGCCTTACTGCTAGAGGAAGATCTGACCGATCGCAGTTATATTCTTTACAATATGGGTCTCATTCACGCTAGCAACGGCGAACACGAAGAAGCATTACAACGCTATCACGAAGCGCTCGAATGTAACTCGCGGATGCCCCAAGCCTTGAATAATATTGCCGTGGTGTATCATTTTCAAGGCGAACGCGCCAAACAAGAAGGCAAAGATGATGAAGCAGAAGCCCTCTTTGATAAAGCCGCTGAAAATTGGAAACAAGCGATTCGCCTCGCCCCCAATAACTATATCGAAGCTCAAAACTGGCTGAAAACCACCGGGCGCTCTGATATGGATATTTTCTTTTAAGCTACAATTCCCAATTATTTCATCATGCTCGATCGCGAACAAGTTCAAAAAGTCGCTCATCTGGCTCGTTTAGAACTCACATCCGAAGAAGAAGAAAGTTTCACCACTCAACTGGGCAGCATTCTCGATTATTTCGAGCAATTGAGCGAACTCGATACGACGAACGTACAGCCGATGACGCGCGCTATTGAGTTAAGCAATGTGACGCGCCCAGACGAGATTAAAAAGGAAGTTGAACCGGAAGAGTTACTGCGAGAAGCACCGGAACAAGAAGATTTATTCTTTCGCGTTCCGCAAATTCTCAGCAGCGATGAAGGTTGAGTCAGAACTGACGCTCAATCAGCGACGAATGGCACTGATTTAAAACAGACAAGAAGGCAAGATTGAGGGGAAAACTTTGGGGGAAGGATTGCCTTCACTCACTTTAATTCAGTGCCGTTCGACAATAGTCAAGACTATCGATTCATTATCCCCTAAATCCTAATTAACTCTATGGCTACCGGAATGTTAATCGATGGAATCTGGCGAAAAGAGGGCTATCAAGGCGACTCTAAAGGCAGATTTAAGCGCAATCCCACCACTTTTCGTCAGTGGGTTAAAGCGGACGGATCGAGCGAGTTTAAACCGGAAGCAGGACGCTATCATTTGTATGTTTCCTACGCTTGTCCCTGGGCGCACCGCACCTTGATTCTGCGCAAATTGAAAGGATTGGAAGCCGCAATTAGTCTCTCTATTGTCGATCCGATTATGGCAGAAGAAGGATGGGAATTTTCTCAAGAAGCCGATTGCATTCCCGATCCGATTTTTGGGGCGAAGTACCTGCGAGAAATTTATATTCAAGCCGATGCTGGCTATACGGGGCGCGTCACCGTGCCGATTTTGTGGGATAAACAAAAGGGGACAATTGTCAATAATGAGTCGCGGGAAATTATACGAATGTTCGATCGCGAGTTTGATGCGATCGCGACTTCTTCCGTTACCTTCTGTCCCGACGAACTCACGGGCGAAATCGATCGCGCGATCGATGCCATTTACCAACCCATTAACAATGGCGTTTATCGGGCGGGTTTCGCCACCTCTCAAGAAGCCTACGATGAAGCTGTCACCGAACTGTTTGCCCATCTCGATC
This sequence is a window from Oscillatoria sp. FACHB-1406. Protein-coding genes within it:
- a CDS encoding photosystem I assembly protein Ycf3 codes for the protein MPRTQRNDNFIDKSFTVMADLILKVLPTNRKAKEAFAYYRDGMSAQADGEYAEAMENYNEALLLEEDLTDRSYILYNMGLIHASNGEHEEALQRYHEALECNSRMPQALNNIAVVYHFQGERAKQEGKDDEAEALFDKAAENWKQAIRLAPNNYIEAQNWLKTTGRSDMDIFF
- the gatC gene encoding Asp-tRNA(Asn)/Glu-tRNA(Gln) amidotransferase subunit GatC; protein product: MLDREQVQKVAHLARLELTSEEEESFTTQLGSILDYFEQLSELDTTNVQPMTRAIELSNVTRPDEIKKEVEPEELLREAPEQEDLFFRVPQILSSDEG
- a CDS encoding glutathione S-transferase family protein; its protein translation is MATGMLIDGIWRKEGYQGDSKGRFKRNPTTFRQWVKADGSSEFKPEAGRYHLYVSYACPWAHRTLILRKLKGLEAAISLSIVDPIMAEEGWEFSQEADCIPDPIFGAKYLREIYIQADAGYTGRVTVPILWDKQKGTIVNNESREIIRMFDREFDAIATSSVTFCPDELTGEIDRAIDAIYQPINNGVYRAGFATSQEAYDEAVTELFAHLDRWNEVLGTQPYLCGETITEADWCFFTTLLRFDPVYYVHFKCNLKHIWDYPHLWRYLKDLYEQPGVKETCNLHHIKQHYYRSHPHINPSGIVPQGPLVGLEGGYTN
- a CDS encoding aromatic ring-hydroxylating dioxygenase subunit alpha; its protein translation is MQRQTLTDVRTCGINRDRWYVVARSSEVKERPVSVTLWKQPIVLYRSESGTICALEDRCPHRQVKLSAGIVKRDRIECAYHGWQFDAEGNCAEIPYRAENQKIPNCQIKSYPVKELDGFIWLFPGEGDSEKIAPMGMPEWEHLNYIASVAAIDYQGHFSFLIENIMDMYHGHLHDNYQAWASAKLQSIEVADDRIDAHYEAQSYYRIDKIWSISQLFFPALRRLHPEPLDVSYIYPHWASSLGQDFKIYCLFCPVNETHTRAYLIHFTSLNAFWRLHKLPVKFRRFVKDSLFGSANKLLEGLVEQDIEMMEQEQQAYSKSPQNRSYEINPTVTSVQRLIRHQASLGSF